TATAAAAGCTGAAGCAGTAAGAGATATCATTCGTTATTACACAAGAGAGTCTGGTGTAAGAAATTTAGAAAGAATGATTGAAAAAATAATTAGAAAAGCTGCTGTGACTTTGGTTTCAAAAGAAAGAAAAAAAGTTACAGTTAATTCAAAAAATCTTGTTGATTTCTTAGGAAAGAAAAAATTCCATGATGATATTTTGGAAAAAGAAGATAAGATTGGACTTGTAAACGGATTGGCTTGGACAGAAGTAGGAGGAGAACTTTTAACAATAGAAACTGATATTGTCAATGGAACAGGAAAAATTCAACTTACTGGACAACTTGGTGATGTTATGAAGGAATCTGCAATGACTGCAATTTCATTTGTTAGAAGCAAAGCTGATAAATTTAATATTAAAGAAGATTTTTATAAGGAAAAAGATATACACATTCACGTTCCTGAAGGAGCAGTACCAAAAGACGGTCCATCTGCTGGTATAACAATGACAACAGCAATTGTCAGTGCTCTTACAAATAGGAAAGTCAATAGACAATTTGCAATGACAGGGGAAGTAACTTTAAGAGGAAGAGTTTTAGCGATAGGAGGACTTAAAGAAAAAATCCTTGCAGCAAATAGGTATGGAATAAAAAATATAATTATTCCAAAAGAAAATGAAGTTGATATTGATGAAATTCCTGAAGAAATTAGAGAAACATTAAAAATTTATACAGTTTCCGATGTTTGTGAAGTATTAGATTTAGTTTTAGAAAAAGAGGTGTAATGTGAAAATAATCTCAAGTGAATTAGAACAAATAGCTGCGATTATTTCACAGTATCCTGATTCTAATTTAAAAGAAGTTGCATTTGCCGGCAGGAGTAATGTTGGAAAATCAAGTTTTATAAATGCTTTCATAAACAGGAAAAATTTGGCGAGAACTAGTTCCAAACCTGGAAAAACAAGAACAGTAAATTTTTATAAAATAAATAATTCATTTAGATTAGTGGATTTGCCAGGATATGGATATGCACAAGTTTCTAAAAGTGAAAAAGAAAAATGGGGAGTAATTATTGAAACCTATCTTTCAAACAGAGAAAATTTGTGTGAAGTTATTCTTATCGTAGATATTAGACATGCTCCTAGTAAGGAAGATGTTATGATGTATCACTGGCTTTTAGAATATGGATTTAGTGGTTATGTTATAGCAACTAAAGCTGATAAAATTTCTAAAGGACAATGGAATAAACATTTAAAAGTTGTTAGAGAAACTTTAGGAATAAAGGATATGAATTTAGTTATTCCATTTAGTTCAGATTCAAAAGCGAATTTAGAGGCAGTCCATAATAAAATAGAAGAAATATTAAGCTGTGAGTAATCACAGCTTTTTTAGTCTATATTTCTTATTAATAGCAATTAATTTAAGATTTATAATTGAATTAAAGCTAGTCCTTACTATTGACTTTTTAACCTGTTTCTTCTAAAATAGTGCTATAAATATGATATTCTTTGAAAAGGTTATCTGTTGAGGAGGAAATAATATGAAAAAAATATGGAAAAATAATTTGAATATTTTGCTACCACTTTTTGTAGTTATGTTTATTTATATTTCATTGGAAATTGGAGTTGCAATGTTTTTTGGTTATGTTATAGATTCAGCAAGTGGAGCAATAAATATGCAATTTTCTAAGGTTATGATTTATACTTTTGCTTTACTTATTACAGAGAGCGTTTTTAAATGGATTTATGAAGTTATGAGTTATAAATTTGTAGCTAAAATGTCTTTAGATACAAAGATTTACATATTTAATAATTTAATAAAACAAGATATTGAAAGTTTTTATAATAATGATGTAGGGAATAAGATTTCAATTCTTACTAATGATATTAATACTATAGAAACAGAGTATTTTAGAACATTTTTAAATTTAGTTAAATCAGGATTTTTGTTTCTTTTTGCCTTTGGGACAATTTTCTATGTTTCCTATCAAATGACGATTGCTTTAATGATATTGTCTATAATTTCATTTGCGTTTGGAAATATTCCAATGAAAAATTTAAAAACTTTTAAAGAGAAATTTTCAAATTCTCAAAGTGAATATACTGCAAGAACAAGTGAATATTTTAATGGTTATGAAACAATCAAAGTATTTGGACTAGAAAAATTTATTTCAAAAGTGTTTTATAATAACTCAAAAAATGTTTATGATAAAGGACTTGCATATCAAAAAAGGTATAGTTTAGTAACTATGATTTCATATTTTTTTGGAGGTTTTACATTTTTAGGTGGTTTTGTTTGTGGTGGATATTTAGCATATAAAGGATTTATAACACTTGGACAAATGATTATTTGTGTGCAACTTACAAATCACATTGTGAATCCTTTGATGTTTGCAATAGAATCTTATGGTAAATTTAAGTCTGTTGATAAAATATTAAATAAAATAGAAAATACTTTAATTTCAGAAGAAAATGTTGAAATAACAGAAATTAAAGACTTTAATAATAAGATTTCTTTAAATGATGTTAGCTTTAAATATGATGATAAAAAAGTTTTAGAAAATATAAACTTTGAATTTGAAAAAGGTAAAAAATATGCTTTAGTAGGTTTATCAGGAAGTGGAAAATCAACTTTAATGAAGCTGATTTCAAAAAGAATTAAAGCAAATGATGGGAAAATTTATATAGATGGAATTGATTTGGATGAAGTTTCAAAAAATTCTATTATAAATTTAATTTCAACAATTAATCAAAATGTATTTCTATTTAAAGGAAGCCTATATGATAATATAACATTATTTAGTAGAGATTATTCGGAAGAAAAGGTAAAAGATGTTATATTGAAAGCAGAACTTGGTAAATATTTGGATAGATTGTATGATAAGGAATTAATTTCTGAAAACGCAAATAACTTATCTGGAGGAGAAAAACAAAGAATTTCAATTGCAAGGTCTTTGATAAAGGATACAAAGATAATACTTGCTGACGAAATTTTATCAAGTTTGGATAATGAAATTGCATTTTCAATAGAAAAGGGACTACTTGAACTTGAAAATATAACATTGATTTCTGTAACACATAGATTAATAAAGGAAAATTTAAAACAATATGACAAAATATTGGTATTAAAAGATGGAAAAATAGAAGAAAAAGGTAATTTTGAAGAACTTATGAGTTTTGATTCATACTTTAAGAAGTTATATACAATTTCTGAAGTTGAGAATAATTAATTATTTAATTTGAAAGGAAATAATTTATTCATGATAAAAATTGAAAATTTATATTTTACTTATAATTCTTTTGAAAAAGATAGTGGGTTTTTAGGTTCTTTAAAGGATTTTTTCAAAAGAAGAGAAATAAAAAAATCAGCTATTGAAGATTTTAATTTAGAAATCAAAACAGGAGAAATAGTAGGAATTTTAGGACCAAATGGGTCAGGAAAAACTACATTGATAAAATTGCTTACTGGAATATTAAATCCGGAAAGTGGAACCATTGAGTGTGATGGAAATATTCCTTTTAAGAAGGAAAGATCCTATCTTAAATCAATAGGTGTGGTTATAGGGCAGAAAAGTCAATTAATTTGGGATTTACCTGCTGAAGAAACTCTTGAAATGTTAAGATGTATTTACAAAATAGATAAAGTAAGTTATAGAAATAAATTGAATAATATGGTTAAATTGTTAAATTTAGATGATAAGCTGAGAATTCCAGTTAGAAAATTATCGCTTGGAGAGAGAATTAAGTTTGAGATAATCTGTGCTTTAATTCATAGTCCTAAGATTTTATTTTTAGATGAACCTACGATAGGCTTGGATATAACAAGTCAAAGGTCTATTCATGAGTTTTTACTTGATATAAATAAAAAAGACAATGTGACTATATTTTTAACTTCTCACTATATGAAAGATATTGAAACATTATGTGATAGGGTTATAATTTTATTAAATGGGAAAAAGGTAGAAGATTCAAATATAAATGAAATTATAGATAAGTTCTCTGTTAAAGATGAATATATAATAGAATTTAAAGATTTTATACCTAATGAATTTAATTGTTTTAAACTTTTGGATAAGAAAAAATTACAGGTAAATTTTGATGAAGTAAATTTTATATTAAAAAACGTAGATTTTTCACTTATAAAAAATATATTCTGTGAAAATAAGAGCTTTGAAGATGTAGTTTTTGATATATTCAGTGAAGATAAAAAGGAGGACTAAAATGAGTAAATATTTACCAACTTTTCTTAATCAGCTGAATATACAATTAAGCTATAAGTTTAACTTTATTTCCAATATATTTGTTAATATACTAGGTATTGTAATTTCTATATTTACTTGGAATGGTATTTTTGAAAGCGCTTCAGTTGAAAGTATTGGTGGTTTTACTAAAACTCAAATGATTTATTATATAGTTATTTCAAATATTGGGATGATTTTATTTTCAAGTGAAAGTGTAGTTAATATGGGTCATCTTGTTAGGACTGGGAAGCTTACTTCCATGTTGATTAGACCATATTCTATATTAGTGAATTCATTTTTTGCATTTTTAGGAAAGAAGTTTATATTTATTATTGTTTATGTACTTATGTTCATTTTATCTTTTTTCGTTAATGTAAATATAGGATATTTTTTGCTAGTGTTTTTGTTGTTTATAGTAAATTTTTGTATGTTTTTTATGCTAGTTTCTCTTGTGGGAAATCTTGGATTTTATTTGATAAATATGTGGACATTAAGACCTTTAATAAATTCAGTTTACTTACTGTTTGGAGGACTGCTTTTTCCTTTAAATTTGTTAGGAAATAAGATTTATAAAATAGTTGATAAAAACCCATTTGCAATAGTAGGATTTAATTTTACAAGGGCTATTCAAGGAAAATTAACAATTGAAGAATTAATTTTTTACATAATTCTATCTTTTTCTTGGTTTATTCTGTTTTTTGTTCTTTATAAAATTACTTATTATTTTGGACTGAAGAGATATGAGGGAATGGGAGCGTAAATATGAATTTTAGATTGTATAAAAAATTTTTATCACATAGTTTTCAAGAGTTTTTAATTTATAGATCTACTGCAATTGTAACAATAGTTTTCGGTTTGATATTTTTTCTTGCTGAATTTATTGCAGGGGTAATTTATTTTGATTATACTGAAACAATATATGGGTGGGTAAAAAATGACTATTTGCTTTTAATATCAGTAGCTTCTGTAATAAGTTATGGTTATCAGTTTTTATTTACTGTTGCTCATGAAAATCTATATGAATTTATTTTAGGTGGAGAGTTGGATTATATTTTGATTAGACCTGTAAATTCTTTTTTGTTTTACTCATTATATAGGGTGGATTTTCCGAGTTTGATTAATTTATTTATAGCTCTGTGTTTTCAAATATTTATGCTGACAAAATATAGTTTAAATTTATTTATAATAATTGAATTTATTATTTCTATTTTGTTATCTATATACTTGGTATTTTTGTTAAATCAGATTGTAATAACTATTTCATTTTGGAAAGAACATTCAAGTGCTATAATGGGAATACCTGAATATCTAATTGATTTTTCAAGCAGACCAAAGTCTATTTATCCTAAATCAATACAGTTTGTTTTAATTTATATAGTTCCTATTTTGCTGTCAATTAATCTTCCTGTACTCATAGTTAAAGAAGAAGCTTCCTTTTTAAGTATATTTTATATATTATTATTCGATTTGTTGGGAACTGTTTTTGCGATATTTCTTTGGAAAAAGGGTTTGAAAAAATACGTATCTGCTAATTAGTTGTTATTAAAATATATATCAAAAATTAGAAAATCCTAATGAACAAAGTAAATTTTATTTCATTGGGATTTATTTATTATATTGTGCAGTATCATA
Above is a genomic segment from Parvimonas micra containing:
- the yihA gene encoding ribosome biogenesis GTP-binding protein YihA/YsxC, which gives rise to MKIISSELEQIAAIISQYPDSNLKEVAFAGRSNVGKSSFINAFINRKNLARTSSKPGKTRTVNFYKINNSFRLVDLPGYGYAQVSKSEKEKWGVIIETYLSNRENLCEVILIVDIRHAPSKEDVMMYHWLLEYGFSGYVIATKADKISKGQWNKHLKVVRETLGIKDMNLVIPFSSDSKANLEAVHNKIEEILSCE
- a CDS encoding ABC transporter ATP-binding protein → MKKIWKNNLNILLPLFVVMFIYISLEIGVAMFFGYVIDSASGAINMQFSKVMIYTFALLITESVFKWIYEVMSYKFVAKMSLDTKIYIFNNLIKQDIESFYNNDVGNKISILTNDINTIETEYFRTFLNLVKSGFLFLFAFGTIFYVSYQMTIALMILSIISFAFGNIPMKNLKTFKEKFSNSQSEYTARTSEYFNGYETIKVFGLEKFISKVFYNNSKNVYDKGLAYQKRYSLVTMISYFFGGFTFLGGFVCGGYLAYKGFITLGQMIICVQLTNHIVNPLMFAIESYGKFKSVDKILNKIENTLISEENVEITEIKDFNNKISLNDVSFKYDDKKVLENINFEFEKGKKYALVGLSGSGKSTLMKLISKRIKANDGKIYIDGIDLDEVSKNSIINLISTINQNVFLFKGSLYDNITLFSRDYSEEKVKDVILKAELGKYLDRLYDKELISENANNLSGGEKQRISIARSLIKDTKIILADEILSSLDNEIAFSIEKGLLELENITLISVTHRLIKENLKQYDKILVLKDGKIEEKGNFEELMSFDSYFKKLYTISEVENN
- a CDS encoding ABC transporter ATP-binding protein, with protein sequence MIKIENLYFTYNSFEKDSGFLGSLKDFFKRREIKKSAIEDFNLEIKTGEIVGILGPNGSGKTTLIKLLTGILNPESGTIECDGNIPFKKERSYLKSIGVVIGQKSQLIWDLPAEETLEMLRCIYKIDKVSYRNKLNNMVKLLNLDDKLRIPVRKLSLGERIKFEIICALIHSPKILFLDEPTIGLDITSQRSIHEFLLDINKKDNVTIFLTSHYMKDIETLCDRVIILLNGKKVEDSNINEIIDKFSVKDEYIIEFKDFIPNEFNCFKLLDKKKLQVNFDEVNFILKNVDFSLIKNIFCENKSFEDVVFDIFSEDKKED
- a CDS encoding ABC-2 family transporter protein yields the protein MSKYLPTFLNQLNIQLSYKFNFISNIFVNILGIVISIFTWNGIFESASVESIGGFTKTQMIYYIVISNIGMILFSSESVVNMGHLVRTGKLTSMLIRPYSILVNSFFAFLGKKFIFIIVYVLMFILSFFVNVNIGYFLLVFLLFIVNFCMFFMLVSLVGNLGFYLINMWTLRPLINSVYLLFGGLLFPLNLLGNKIYKIVDKNPFAIVGFNFTRAIQGKLTIEELIFYIILSFSWFILFFVLYKITYYFGLKRYEGMGA
- a CDS encoding ABC transporter permease, coding for MNFRLYKKFLSHSFQEFLIYRSTAIVTIVFGLIFFLAEFIAGVIYFDYTETIYGWVKNDYLLLISVASVISYGYQFLFTVAHENLYEFILGGELDYILIRPVNSFLFYSLYRVDFPSLINLFIALCFQIFMLTKYSLNLFIIIEFIISILLSIYLVFLLNQIVITISFWKEHSSAIMGIPEYLIDFSSRPKSIYPKSIQFVLIYIVPILLSINLPVLIVKEEASFLSIFYILLFDLLGTVFAIFLWKKGLKKYVSAN